A stretch of the Macaca mulatta isolate MMU2019108-1 chromosome 16, T2T-MMU8v2.0, whole genome shotgun sequence genome encodes the following:
- the MYH2 gene encoding myosin-2 isoform X2 yields MSSDQEMAVFGEAAPYLRKSEKERIEAQNRPFDAKTSVFVAEPKESFVKGTIQSREGGKVTVKTEGGATLTVKDDQVFPMNPPKYDKIEDMAMMTHLHEPAVLYNLKERYAAWMIYTYSGLFCVTVNPYKWLPVYNPEVVTAYRGKKRQEAPPHIFSISDNAYQFMLTDRENQSILITGESGAGKTVNTKRVIQYFATIAVTGEKKKEEVTSGKMQGTLEDQIISANPLLEAFGNAKTVRNDNSSRFGKFIRIHFGTTGKLASADIETYLLEKSRVTFQLKAERSYHIFYQITSNKKPELIEMLLITTNPYDYPFVSQGEISVASIDDQEELMATDSAIDILGFTNEEKVSIYKLTGAVMHYGNLKFKQKQREEQAEPDGTEVADKAAYLQSLNSADLLKALCYPRVKVGNEFVTKGQTVEQVTNAVGALAKAVYEKMFLWMVARINQQLDTKQPRQYFIGVLDIAGFEIFDFNSLEQLCINFTNEKLQQFFNHHMFVLEQEEYKKEGIEWTFIDFGMDLAACIELIEKPMGIFSILEEECMFPKATDTSFKNKLYDQHLGKSANFQKPKVVKGKAEAHFSLIHYAGVVDYNITGWLEKNKDPLNETVVGLYQKSAMKTLAHLFSGTQTAEAGGGPKKGGKKKGSSFQTVSALFRENLNKLMTNLRSTHPHFVRCIIPNETKTPGAMEHELVLHQLRCNGVLEGIRICRKGFPSRILYADFKQRYKVLNASAIPEGQFIDSKKASEKLLASIDIDHTQYKFGHTKVFFKAGLLGLLEEMRDDKLAQLITRTQARCRGFLARVEYQRMVERREAIFCIQYNIRAFMNVKHWPWMKLFFKIKPLLKSAETEKEMATMKEEFQKTKDELAKSEAKRKELEEKMVTLLKEKNDLQLQVQAEAEGLADAEERCDQLIKTKIQLEAKIKEVTERAEDEEEINAELTAKKRKLEDECSELKKDIDDLELTLAKVEKEKHATENKVKNLTEEMAGLDETIAKLTKEKKALQEAHQQTLDDLQAEEDKVNTLTKAKTKLEQQVDDLEGSLEQEKKLRMDLERAKRKLEGDLKLAQESIMDIENEKQQLDEKLKKKEFEISNLQSKIEDEQALGIQLQKKIKELQARIEELEEEIEAERASRAKAEKQRSDLSRELEEISERLEEAGGATSAQIEMNKKREAEFQKMRRDLEEATLQHEATAATLRKKHADSVAELGEQIDNLQRVKQKLEKEKSEMKMEIDDLASNVETVSKAKGNLEKMCRTLEDQVSELKSKEEEQQRLINDLTAQRGRLQTESGEFSRQLDEKDALVSQLSRGKQAFTQQIEELKRQLEEEIKAKNALAHALQSSRHDCDLLREQYEEEQESKAELQRALSKANTEVAQWRTKYETDAIQRTEELEEAKKKLAQRLQAAEEHVEAVNAKCASLEKTKQRLQNEVEDLMLDVERTNAACAALDKKQRNFDKILAEWKQKYEETHAELEASQKEARSLGTELFKMKNAYEESLDQLETLKRENKNLQQEISDLTEQIAEGGKRIHELEKIKKQVEQEKCELQAALEEAEASLEHEEGKILRIQLELNQVKSEVDRKIAEKDEEIDQLKRNHIRIVESMQSTLDAEIRSRNDAIRLKKKMEGDLNEMEIQLNHANRMAAEALRNYRNTQGILKDTQLHLDDALRTQEDLKEQLAMVERRANLLQAEIEELRATLEQTERSRKIAEQELLDASERVQLLHTQNTSLINTKKKLETDISQMQGEMEDILQEARNAEEKAKKAITDAAMMAEELKKEQDTSAHLERMKKNMEQTVKDLQLRLDEAEQLALKGGKKQIQKLEARVRELEGEVESEQKRNAEAVKGLRKHERRVKELTYQTEEDRKNILRLQDLVDKLQAKVKSYKRQAEEAEEQSNTNLAKFRKLQHELEEAEERADIAESQVNKLRVKSREVHTKVISEE; encoded by the exons ACCGAGAGAATCAGTCAATCCTGATCAC TGGAGAATCTGGTGCAGGGAAGACTGTGAACACCAAGCGTGTCATCCAGTACTTTGCAACAATTGCAGTTACtggggagaagaagaaggaagaagttaCTTCTGGCAAAATGCAG GGGACTCTGGAAGATCAAATCATCAGTGCCAACCCCCTACTGGAGGCCTTTGGCAACGCCAAGACCGTGAGGAATGACAACTCCTCTCGCTTT GGTAAATTCATCAGAATCCACTTTGGCACTACTGGAAAACTGGCATCTGCTGATATTGAAACAT ATCTGCTAGAGAAGTCTAGAGTTACTTTCCAGCTTAAGGCTGAGAGAAGTTATCATATTTTTTATCAGATTACATCGAATAAGAAACCAGAACTAATTG AAATGCTTCTGATTACCACGAACCCATATGATTACCCATTTGTCAGTCAAGGGGAGATCAGTGTGGCCAGCATCGATGATCAGGAAGAACTGATGGCCACAGAT AGTGCTATTGATATTTTGGGCTTTACCAATGAAGAAAAGGTCTCCATTTACAAGCTCACGGGGGCTGTGATGCATTATGGGAACCTGAAATTTAAGCAAAAGCAGCGTGAGGAGCAAGCAGAGCCGGATGGCACAGAAG ttgCTGACAAGGCGGCGTATCTCCAGAGTCTGAACTCCGCAGATCTGCTCAAAGCTCTCTGCTACCCTAGGGTCAAAGTCGGCAATGAGTTTGTCACCAAAGGCCAGACTGTAGAACAG GTGACCAACGCGGTGGGTGCTCTGGCCAAAGCCGTCTACGAGAAGATGTTCCTGTGGATGGTCGCCCGCATCAACCAGCAGCTGGACACCAAGCAGCCCAGGCAGTACTTCATCGGGGTCTTGGACATTGCTGGCTTCGAGATCTTTGAT ttcAACAGCCTGGAGCAGCTGTGCATCAACTTCACCAATGAGAAACTGCAACAGTTTTTCAACCACCACATGTTCGTGCTGGAGCAGGAGGAGTACAAGAAGGAAGGTATCGAGTGGACGTTCATTGACTTCGGGATGGACCTGGCTGCCTGCATTGAGCTTATTGAGAAG CCTATGGGCATCTTCTCCATCCTGGAAGAGGAGTGCATGTTTCCTAAGGCAACAGACACCTCCTTCAAGAACAAGCTGTATGACCAGCACCTGGGCAAGTCTGCCAACTTCCAGAAGCCCAAGGTGGTCAAAGGCAAAGCTGAGGCCCACTTCTCTCTGATTCACTATGCTGGCGTTGTGGACTACAACATCACTGGCTGgctagagaaaaacaaagaccCCCTGAACGAGACTGTGGTGGGGCTGTACCAGAAGTCTGCAATGAAAACTCTAGCTCACCTCTTCTCTGGGACTCAAACTGCTGAAGCAG GTGGAGGGCCCAAGAAAGGCGGTAAGAAGAAGGGCTCTTCTTTCCAGACAGTGTCTGCCCTTTTCAGA GAGAATTTGAACAAGCTGATGACCAACCTCAGGAGTACCCATCCTCACTTTGTGAGATGCATCATCCCCAATGAGACTAAAACTCCTG GTGCCATGGAGCACGAGCTTGTCCTGCACCAGCTGAGGTGTAACGGGGTGCTGGAAGGCATCCGCATCTGTAGGAAAGGATTCCCGAGCAGAATCCTTTATGCAGACTTCAAACAGAG ATACAAGGTATTAAACGCAAGTGCAATCCCTGAAGGACAATTCATTGATAGCAAGAAGGCCTCTGAGAAGCTCCTTGCGTCCATCGACATTGACCACACCCAGTATAAATTTGGACACACCAAG GTCTTTTTCAAAGCTGGTCTTCTGGGGCTCCTAGAGGAGATGCGAGATGACAAGCTGGCCCAGCTGATTACCCGAacccaggccaggtgcagagggTTCTTGGCAAGAGTGGAGTACCAGAGGATGGTGGAAAGAAG GGAGGCCATCTTCTGTATCCAGTACAATATCAGAGCCTTCATGAATGTCAAGCACTGGCCCTGGATGAAACTCTTCTTCAAGATCAAGCCTCTGCTGAAGAGTGCAGAAACTGAGAAGGAGATGGCCACCATGAAGGAAGAATTTCAGAAAACTAAAGATGAACTTGCCAAGTCAGAGGCAAAAAGGAAGGAACTGGAAGAAAAGATGGTgacactgttgaaagaaaaaaatgacttgcAGCTTCAAGTTCAGGCT GAAGCTGAAGGCTTGGCTGATGCAGAGGAAAGGTGTGACCAGCTGATTAAAACCAAAATCCAGCTAGAGGCCAAAATCAAAGAGGTGACTGAGAGAGCTGAGGATGAGGAAGAGATCAATGCTGAGCTGACAGCCAAGAAGAGGAAACTGGAGGATGAATGTTCAGAACTCAAGAAAGACATTGATGACCTTGAGCTGACACTGGCCAAGGTTGAGAAGGAGAAACATGCCACAGAGAACAAG GTGAAAAACCTCACAGAAGAGATGGCAGGTCTGGACGAAACCATCGCTAAGCTGACCAAGGAGAAGAAGGCTCTCCAGGAGGCCCACCAGCAGACCCTGGATGACCTGCAGGCAGAGGAGGACAAAGTCAACACCCTGACCAAAGCTAAAACCAAACTTGAACAACAAGTAGATGAT cTTGAAGGGTCTTTGGAGCAAGAAAAGAAACTTCGCATGGACCTAGAAAGGGCTAAGAGGAAACTTGAGGGTGACTTGAAGTTGGCCCAAGAGTCCATAATGGACATTGAAAATGAGAAACAGCAACTTGATGAAAAGCTCAAAAA GAAAGAGTTTGAAATCAGCAATCTGCAAAGCAAGATTGAAGATGAACAGGCACTTGGTATTCAattgcagaagaaaattaaagaattgCAA GCCCGCATCGAGGAGCTGGAGGAAGAAATTGAAGCAGAGCGGGCCTCCCGGGCCAAAGCAGAGAAGCAGCGCTCTGACCTCTCCAGGGAACTGGAGGAGATCAGCGAGAGGCTGGAAGAAGCCGGTGGGGCCACTTCAGCCCAGATTGAGATGAACAAGAAGCGGGAGGCTGAGTTCCAGAAAATGCGCAGGGACCTGGAGGAGGCCACCCTACAGCATGAAGCCACGGCAGCCACCCTGAGGAAGAAGCACGCAGACAGTGTGGCCGAGCTGGGGGAGCAGATTGACAACCTGCAGCGGGTCAAGCAGAAGCTGGAGAAGGAGAAGAGTGAGATGAAGATGGAGATTGATGACCTTGCTAGTAATGTAGAAACGGTCTCCAAAGCCAAG GGAAACCTAGAGAAAATGTGCCGGACTCTAGAGGATCAAGTGAGTGAACTGAAATCAAAGGAAGAGGAGCAGCAGCGGCTGATCAATGACCTGACTGCGCAGAGGGGGCGCCTGCAGACCGAATCTG GTGAATTTTCACGCCAGCTCGATGAAAAGGATGCTCTGGTGTCTCAGTTATCAAGGGGCAAACAAGCCTTTACTCAACAGATTGAAGAATTAAAGAGGCAACTTGAAGAGGAGATAAAA GCCAAGAACGCCCTGGCGCATGCCCTGCAGTCTTCCCGCCACGACTGTGACCTGCTGCGGGAACAGTATGAGGAGGAGCAGGAATCCAAGGCTGAGCTGCAGAGGGCGCTGTCCAAGGCCAACACCGAAGTTGCCCAGTGGAGGACCAAATATGAGACGGACGCCATCCAGCGCacagaggagctggaggaggcaaA GAAGAAGCTGGCCCAGCGGCTCCAGGCTGCTGAGGAACATGTAGAAGCTGTGAACGCCAAATGTGCTTCCCTCGAAAAGACGAAGCAGCGGCTGCAGAATGAGGTCGAGGACCTCATGCTTGACGTGGAGAGGACAAATGCCGCCTGTGCCGCCCTTGACAAAAAGCAAAGGAACTTCGATAAG ATCCTGGCAGAATGGAAACAGAAATATGAGGAAACGCATGCCGAGCTTGAGGCCTCCCAGAAGGAGGCCCGTTCCCTTGGCACTGAGCTGTTCAAGATGAAGAATGCCTATGAGGAATCTTTGGATCAGCTAGAAACCCTGAAGCGAGAGAACAAAAACTTACAGC AGGAGATTTCTGACCTCACGGAGCAGATTGCAGAAGGAGGTAAACGTATCCATGAactggagaaaataaagaaacaagtgGAGCAAGAAAAGTGTGAACTTCAGGCTGCTTTAGAAGAAGCAGAG GCATCTCTTGAACATGAAGAGGGAAAGATCCTGCGCATCCAGCTCGAATTGAACCAAGTCAAGTCTGAGGTCGATAGGAAAATTGCtgaaaaagatgaggaaattgaccAGCTAAAGAGAAACCACATTAGAATCGTGGAGTCCATGCAGAGCACGCTGGATGCTGAGATCAGGAGCAGGAATGATGCCATCAGGCTCAAGAAGAAGATGGAGGGAGACCTCAATGAAATGGAAATCCAGCTGAACCATGCCAACCGCATGGCTGCCGAGGCCCTGAGGAACTACAGGAACACCCAAGGCATCCTCAAG GATACCCAGCTCCACCTGGATGACGCTCTCCGGACCCAGGAGGACCTGAAGGAGCAGCTGGCCATGGTGGAGCGCAGAGCCAACTTGCTGCAGGCTGAGATCGAGGAGCTGCGGGCCACTCTGGAGCAGAcagagagaagcaggaaaatcgcAGAACAGGAGCTCCTGGATGCCAGTGAGCGTGTTCAGCTCCTCCACACCCAG AACACTAGCCTGATCAACACCAAGAAGAAGCTGGAGACAGATATTTCCCAAATGCAAGGAGAGATGGAAGACATTCTCCAAGAAGCCCGCAATGCAGAAGAGAAGGCCAAGAAGGCCATCACTGAT GCCGCCATGATGGCCGAGGAGCTGAAGAAGGAGCAGGACACCAGCGCCCACCTTGAGCGGATGAAGAAGAACATGGAGCAGACAGTGAAGGACCTGCAGCTCCGCCTGGATGAGGCTGAGCAGCTGGCCCTGAAGGGTGGGAAGAAGCAGATCCAGAAACTGGAGGCCAGG GTACGGGAGCTGGAAGGAGAGGTTGAGAGTGAGCAAAAGCGTAATGCTGAGGCTGTCAAAGGTCTGCGCAAACATGAGAGGCGAGTGAAGGAACTCACTTACCAG ACGGAAGAAGATAGAAAGAATATTCTCAGACTTCAAGATTTGGTAGATAAACTTCAGGCAAAAGTGAAATCTTATAAGAGACAAGCTGAGGAGGCT GAGGAACAATCCAACACCAATCTAGCTAAATTCCGCAAGCTCCAGCATGAGctggaggaggctgaggaacgGGCTGACATTGCTGAGTCCCAGGTCAACAAACTGCGGGTGAAGAGCCGGGAGGTTCACACAAAAGTCATAAGTGAAGAGTGA
- the MYH2 gene encoding myosin-2 isoform X4, whose translation MHYGNLKFKQKQREEQAEPDGTEVADKAAYLQSLNSADLLKALCYPRVKVGNEFVTKGQTVEQVTNAVGALAKAVYEKMFLWMVARINQQLDTKQPRQYFIGVLDIAGFEIFDFNSLEQLCINFTNEKLQQFFNHHMFVLEQEEYKKEGIEWTFIDFGMDLAACIELIEKPMGIFSILEEECMFPKATDTSFKNKLYDQHLGKSANFQKPKVVKGKAEAHFSLIHYAGVVDYNITGWLEKNKDPLNETVVGLYQKSAMKTLAHLFSGTQTAEAEGGGPKKGGKKKGSSFQTVSALFRENLNKLMTNLRSTHPHFVRCIIPNETKTPGAMEHELVLHQLRCNGVLEGIRICRKGFPSRILYADFKQRYKVLNASAIPEGQFIDSKKASEKLLASIDIDHTQYKFGHTKVFFKAGLLGLLEEMRDDKLAQLITRTQARCRGFLARVEYQRMVERREAIFCIQYNIRAFMNVKHWPWMKLFFKIKPLLKSAETEKEMATMKEEFQKTKDELAKSEAKRKELEEKMVTLLKEKNDLQLQVQAEAEGLADAEERCDQLIKTKIQLEAKIKEVTERAEDEEEINAELTAKKRKLEDECSELKKDIDDLELTLAKVEKEKHATENKVKNLTEEMAGLDETIAKLTKEKKALQEAHQQTLDDLQAEEDKVNTLTKAKTKLEQQVDDLEGSLEQEKKLRMDLERAKRKLEGDLKLAQESIMDIENEKQQLDEKLKKKEFEISNLQSKIEDEQALGIQLQKKIKELQARIEELEEEIEAERASRAKAEKQRSDLSRELEEISERLEEAGGATSAQIEMNKKREAEFQKMRRDLEEATLQHEATAATLRKKHADSVAELGEQIDNLQRVKQKLEKEKSEMKMEIDDLASNVETVSKAKGNLEKMCRTLEDQVSELKSKEEEQQRLINDLTAQRGRLQTESGEFSRQLDEKDALVSQLSRGKQAFTQQIEELKRQLEEEIKAKNALAHALQSSRHDCDLLREQYEEEQESKAELQRALSKANTEVAQWRTKYETDAIQRTEELEEAKKKLAQRLQAAEEHVEAVNAKCASLEKTKQRLQNEVEDLMLDVERTNAACAALDKKQRNFDKILAEWKQKYEETHAELEASQKEARSLGTELFKMKNAYEESLDQLETLKRENKNLQQEISDLTEQIAEGGKRIHELEKIKKQVEQEKCELQAALEEAEASLEHEEGKILRIQLELNQVKSEVDRKIAEKDEEIDQLKRNHIRIVESMQSTLDAEIRSRNDAIRLKKKMEGDLNEMEIQLNHANRMAAEALRNYRNTQGILKDTQLHLDDALRTQEDLKEQLAMVERRANLLQAEIEELRATLEQTERSRKIAEQELLDASERVQLLHTQNTSLINTKKKLETDISQMQGEMEDILQEARNAEEKAKKAITDAAMMAEELKKEQDTSAHLERMKKNMEQTVKDLQLRLDEAEQLALKGGKKQIQKLEARVRELEGEVESEQKRNAEAVKGLRKHERRVKELTYQTEEDRKNILRLQDLVDKLQAKVKSYKRQAEEAEEQSNTNLAKFRKLQHELEEAEERADIAESQVNKLRVKSREVHTKVISEE comes from the exons ATGCATTATGGGAACCTGAAATTTAAGCAAAAGCAGCGTGAGGAGCAAGCAGAGCCGGATGGCACAGAAG ttgCTGACAAGGCGGCGTATCTCCAGAGTCTGAACTCCGCAGATCTGCTCAAAGCTCTCTGCTACCCTAGGGTCAAAGTCGGCAATGAGTTTGTCACCAAAGGCCAGACTGTAGAACAG GTGACCAACGCGGTGGGTGCTCTGGCCAAAGCCGTCTACGAGAAGATGTTCCTGTGGATGGTCGCCCGCATCAACCAGCAGCTGGACACCAAGCAGCCCAGGCAGTACTTCATCGGGGTCTTGGACATTGCTGGCTTCGAGATCTTTGAT ttcAACAGCCTGGAGCAGCTGTGCATCAACTTCACCAATGAGAAACTGCAACAGTTTTTCAACCACCACATGTTCGTGCTGGAGCAGGAGGAGTACAAGAAGGAAGGTATCGAGTGGACGTTCATTGACTTCGGGATGGACCTGGCTGCCTGCATTGAGCTTATTGAGAAG CCTATGGGCATCTTCTCCATCCTGGAAGAGGAGTGCATGTTTCCTAAGGCAACAGACACCTCCTTCAAGAACAAGCTGTATGACCAGCACCTGGGCAAGTCTGCCAACTTCCAGAAGCCCAAGGTGGTCAAAGGCAAAGCTGAGGCCCACTTCTCTCTGATTCACTATGCTGGCGTTGTGGACTACAACATCACTGGCTGgctagagaaaaacaaagaccCCCTGAACGAGACTGTGGTGGGGCTGTACCAGAAGTCTGCAATGAAAACTCTAGCTCACCTCTTCTCTGGGACTCAAACTGCTGAAGCAG aAGGTGGAGGGCCCAAGAAAGGCGGTAAGAAGAAGGGCTCTTCTTTCCAGACAGTGTCTGCCCTTTTCAGA GAGAATTTGAACAAGCTGATGACCAACCTCAGGAGTACCCATCCTCACTTTGTGAGATGCATCATCCCCAATGAGACTAAAACTCCTG GTGCCATGGAGCACGAGCTTGTCCTGCACCAGCTGAGGTGTAACGGGGTGCTGGAAGGCATCCGCATCTGTAGGAAAGGATTCCCGAGCAGAATCCTTTATGCAGACTTCAAACAGAG ATACAAGGTATTAAACGCAAGTGCAATCCCTGAAGGACAATTCATTGATAGCAAGAAGGCCTCTGAGAAGCTCCTTGCGTCCATCGACATTGACCACACCCAGTATAAATTTGGACACACCAAG GTCTTTTTCAAAGCTGGTCTTCTGGGGCTCCTAGAGGAGATGCGAGATGACAAGCTGGCCCAGCTGATTACCCGAacccaggccaggtgcagagggTTCTTGGCAAGAGTGGAGTACCAGAGGATGGTGGAAAGAAG GGAGGCCATCTTCTGTATCCAGTACAATATCAGAGCCTTCATGAATGTCAAGCACTGGCCCTGGATGAAACTCTTCTTCAAGATCAAGCCTCTGCTGAAGAGTGCAGAAACTGAGAAGGAGATGGCCACCATGAAGGAAGAATTTCAGAAAACTAAAGATGAACTTGCCAAGTCAGAGGCAAAAAGGAAGGAACTGGAAGAAAAGATGGTgacactgttgaaagaaaaaaatgacttgcAGCTTCAAGTTCAGGCT GAAGCTGAAGGCTTGGCTGATGCAGAGGAAAGGTGTGACCAGCTGATTAAAACCAAAATCCAGCTAGAGGCCAAAATCAAAGAGGTGACTGAGAGAGCTGAGGATGAGGAAGAGATCAATGCTGAGCTGACAGCCAAGAAGAGGAAACTGGAGGATGAATGTTCAGAACTCAAGAAAGACATTGATGACCTTGAGCTGACACTGGCCAAGGTTGAGAAGGAGAAACATGCCACAGAGAACAAG GTGAAAAACCTCACAGAAGAGATGGCAGGTCTGGACGAAACCATCGCTAAGCTGACCAAGGAGAAGAAGGCTCTCCAGGAGGCCCACCAGCAGACCCTGGATGACCTGCAGGCAGAGGAGGACAAAGTCAACACCCTGACCAAAGCTAAAACCAAACTTGAACAACAAGTAGATGAT cTTGAAGGGTCTTTGGAGCAAGAAAAGAAACTTCGCATGGACCTAGAAAGGGCTAAGAGGAAACTTGAGGGTGACTTGAAGTTGGCCCAAGAGTCCATAATGGACATTGAAAATGAGAAACAGCAACTTGATGAAAAGCTCAAAAA GAAAGAGTTTGAAATCAGCAATCTGCAAAGCAAGATTGAAGATGAACAGGCACTTGGTATTCAattgcagaagaaaattaaagaattgCAA GCCCGCATCGAGGAGCTGGAGGAAGAAATTGAAGCAGAGCGGGCCTCCCGGGCCAAAGCAGAGAAGCAGCGCTCTGACCTCTCCAGGGAACTGGAGGAGATCAGCGAGAGGCTGGAAGAAGCCGGTGGGGCCACTTCAGCCCAGATTGAGATGAACAAGAAGCGGGAGGCTGAGTTCCAGAAAATGCGCAGGGACCTGGAGGAGGCCACCCTACAGCATGAAGCCACGGCAGCCACCCTGAGGAAGAAGCACGCAGACAGTGTGGCCGAGCTGGGGGAGCAGATTGACAACCTGCAGCGGGTCAAGCAGAAGCTGGAGAAGGAGAAGAGTGAGATGAAGATGGAGATTGATGACCTTGCTAGTAATGTAGAAACGGTCTCCAAAGCCAAG GGAAACCTAGAGAAAATGTGCCGGACTCTAGAGGATCAAGTGAGTGAACTGAAATCAAAGGAAGAGGAGCAGCAGCGGCTGATCAATGACCTGACTGCGCAGAGGGGGCGCCTGCAGACCGAATCTG GTGAATTTTCACGCCAGCTCGATGAAAAGGATGCTCTGGTGTCTCAGTTATCAAGGGGCAAACAAGCCTTTACTCAACAGATTGAAGAATTAAAGAGGCAACTTGAAGAGGAGATAAAA GCCAAGAACGCCCTGGCGCATGCCCTGCAGTCTTCCCGCCACGACTGTGACCTGCTGCGGGAACAGTATGAGGAGGAGCAGGAATCCAAGGCTGAGCTGCAGAGGGCGCTGTCCAAGGCCAACACCGAAGTTGCCCAGTGGAGGACCAAATATGAGACGGACGCCATCCAGCGCacagaggagctggaggaggcaaA GAAGAAGCTGGCCCAGCGGCTCCAGGCTGCTGAGGAACATGTAGAAGCTGTGAACGCCAAATGTGCTTCCCTCGAAAAGACGAAGCAGCGGCTGCAGAATGAGGTCGAGGACCTCATGCTTGACGTGGAGAGGACAAATGCCGCCTGTGCCGCCCTTGACAAAAAGCAAAGGAACTTCGATAAG ATCCTGGCAGAATGGAAACAGAAATATGAGGAAACGCATGCCGAGCTTGAGGCCTCCCAGAAGGAGGCCCGTTCCCTTGGCACTGAGCTGTTCAAGATGAAGAATGCCTATGAGGAATCTTTGGATCAGCTAGAAACCCTGAAGCGAGAGAACAAAAACTTACAGC AGGAGATTTCTGACCTCACGGAGCAGATTGCAGAAGGAGGTAAACGTATCCATGAactggagaaaataaagaaacaagtgGAGCAAGAAAAGTGTGAACTTCAGGCTGCTTTAGAAGAAGCAGAG GCATCTCTTGAACATGAAGAGGGAAAGATCCTGCGCATCCAGCTCGAATTGAACCAAGTCAAGTCTGAGGTCGATAGGAAAATTGCtgaaaaagatgaggaaattgaccAGCTAAAGAGAAACCACATTAGAATCGTGGAGTCCATGCAGAGCACGCTGGATGCTGAGATCAGGAGCAGGAATGATGCCATCAGGCTCAAGAAGAAGATGGAGGGAGACCTCAATGAAATGGAAATCCAGCTGAACCATGCCAACCGCATGGCTGCCGAGGCCCTGAGGAACTACAGGAACACCCAAGGCATCCTCAAG GATACCCAGCTCCACCTGGATGACGCTCTCCGGACCCAGGAGGACCTGAAGGAGCAGCTGGCCATGGTGGAGCGCAGAGCCAACTTGCTGCAGGCTGAGATCGAGGAGCTGCGGGCCACTCTGGAGCAGAcagagagaagcaggaaaatcgcAGAACAGGAGCTCCTGGATGCCAGTGAGCGTGTTCAGCTCCTCCACACCCAG AACACTAGCCTGATCAACACCAAGAAGAAGCTGGAGACAGATATTTCCCAAATGCAAGGAGAGATGGAAGACATTCTCCAAGAAGCCCGCAATGCAGAAGAGAAGGCCAAGAAGGCCATCACTGAT GCCGCCATGATGGCCGAGGAGCTGAAGAAGGAGCAGGACACCAGCGCCCACCTTGAGCGGATGAAGAAGAACATGGAGCAGACAGTGAAGGACCTGCAGCTCCGCCTGGATGAGGCTGAGCAGCTGGCCCTGAAGGGTGGGAAGAAGCAGATCCAGAAACTGGAGGCCAGG GTACGGGAGCTGGAAGGAGAGGTTGAGAGTGAGCAAAAGCGTAATGCTGAGGCTGTCAAAGGTCTGCGCAAACATGAGAGGCGAGTGAAGGAACTCACTTACCAG ACGGAAGAAGATAGAAAGAATATTCTCAGACTTCAAGATTTGGTAGATAAACTTCAGGCAAAAGTGAAATCTTATAAGAGACAAGCTGAGGAGGCT GAGGAACAATCCAACACCAATCTAGCTAAATTCCGCAAGCTCCAGCATGAGctggaggaggctgaggaacgGGCTGACATTGCTGAGTCCCAGGTCAACAAACTGCGGGTGAAGAGCCGGGAGGTTCACACAAAAGTCATAAGTGAAGAGTGA